The Xenopus tropicalis strain Nigerian chromosome 1, UCB_Xtro_10.0, whole genome shotgun sequence DNA segment AGCTTCTACTTCACAAGTATGAATATAAAAGAGATCCCTGTTCAGAAAGCTGTTAATGAACatttacagtcatatgaaaaagtttaagGAACACCtctaatttactccactttcaacaaaaaagatgttgatgtctttcatttcccaggaacatctgagtactggggtgatttttagtgaagcagtatttagttgtggctgtgcaaaaatttgggtacccttgtaatttttctaatttgaatgcatgtaactgctcaatactgattactggaaACACCAAAGTGATTGGATTAGCTTGTTACGCCTTGAAGTTGTGCATCTGTTTGACTTTCctcttaaaggaactgtaacacaattttgttaatattcaaaatatctttttaaaatacttttattggaaaaaatatcatgaaaaaattacaaaagtataAGTGGTTTTCTTGAAAATTAACCTTTCCATTAATTAATTTATTGAACTCAGGCAGCAAATGTCCTCCAACTCTCGTAGCAAGCTTCCGGGCAGCTCACCCCtcctcctaccccccccccccctgcaggcaTAGATAGCGATCCGTTGTTACAGGCAGGCAGTCTTAGCTGGCAAGTAGAAACGCTCCGTCCCCCATCCCTCTCCCTACACAATCCCCTACAAAAACATAAATTACTCCCCCCCCAAGGCTCTAAAGAATGCAGCAAGATAACTTCTGGATTAGACCGGAAGACAAGGAGTCTCCGTATTGCCCAGTAAATGAGTTGTAACATAAATCTTTCAAGAACCACTTATGATGCTGCAATTTTTACAAGATACATATCTTAATAATAGTATTTAGAAGGCATATATTAAAACTTAAATAgttgtgttactgttcttttaagagtGACAACATGGGATTCTCAAAGCAACtctcagtatcatggtttaggggaagtatcatggtttaggggaaggctacaaaaagctatctcagagcTTTAAATTgtcagtttcaactgtaaggaatgtaattaGGAAATGAAAGGCCACAGACACAGTttctgtaaaacccaggtctggtaggccaagaaaaatacaggagtggCATATGaagaggattgtgagaatggttacagacaacccaaagatcacctccaaagacctgcaagaacatcttgctgcagatggtgtatctgtacatcattctaatttgcacaaagaacatcttcatggcagggtgatgagaaagaagtcctttctgcactcacgccacaaacagagtcgcttgttgtatgcaaaagctcatttagacaagccacagtcattttggaacaaagtgctttggactgatgatACAGAATTTGAGTTATATGGTCATAACTAAAAGTGTTTTGCATGGCAGAAGAAGAACActgcattccaagaaaaacaccttctacctactgtcaaatttggtggaggttccatcatgctgtggggctgcatGGCTAGTTTAGGGACTGGGGCCTTTGTTAAAGTCGAGGGTCAGATGATTCAACGCAGTATCAATAAATTCTttaggataatgttcaagcatcagtcacaaagttgaagttacacaggggttggatattccaacaagacaatgaccctaaacacagtaatctacaaaggcatttatgcagaagGAGacgtacaatattctggaatggccatcACAGTCCCCTGActtgaatatcatcgaaaatctatGGGAAGCAGACTGTCCATGCTTGGCAGCCATGAAATTTAACTgagcaaaagaataaaaaaggaaatgCACACAATATGATTTGTTGGTGTTATGGGGAGTAGGGTGTCCATGCATGGCAGCCATTAAATTTAActgagcaaaaaaataaaaaaggaaatgcaCACAATATGATTTGCTGGTGTTATGGGGAGCAGGCTGTCCATGCATGGCAGCCATGAAATTTAACTgagcaaaagaagaaaaaaaggaaatgcacACAATACAATTTGCTGGtgttttttacaccagcaaattgtattgtgtgcatttccttttttttttcctttgctcaTTGATATAGGCACCTAGCCAGGTGCATCTGGAGGCTTTGCACAAACGGATAATGGACTGAGTTTACAAAGAGGAACTGTGAATGTATGGACTTTTTGAGTATgaaatttaactgaactgaagagattttgtatggacgaatggtcaaaaataccgccatccaaAATCCAGaaactcatcaaaggctataggaggtgtctagaggctgttaagtttgcaaaaggaggctcaacaaAGTATTAATGTAATATCtgtgttggggtgcccaaatttatgcacctgtcttATTTTGTTATGatacatattgcatattttctgttaatccaataaactttatgtcactgctgaaatactactgtttccataaggcatgttatatataaaaaggaagttgctactttgaaagctcagccaatgataaacaaaactccaaagaattaagaggggttcccaaatgttttcatatgactgtatataaaAGTAAATGGGGGCATATGCAATTTAGAGCATTGCCtagaatttgtttttatatatggctttacattaaaggggaaatatagctAAGTATAAGCGATAGTTTCGCTGGACAGGCTTCCGCGGCCCCTCTCtaacccagtgtttttcaaccttttttgggcaaaggcacacttgtttcatgaaaaaaatcacgaggcacaccaccattagaaaatgttaaaaaatttaactctgtgcccagcagcagtgcccccctagtacactggtgcccagcagcagtgcccccctagtacattagtgccaagaacagtgcccccctagtacattggtgcccagcagcagtgcccccctagtacactggtgcccagcagcagtgcccccctagtacattggtgctaagagcagtgcccccctagtacattggtgcccagcagcagtgcccccctagtacattggtgccaagagcagtgcccccctagtacattggtgcccaacagcagtgccccccagtacattggtgccatgagccagcccccctagtacattggtgcccagcagcagtgcccccataagtcagtgtgccccgtggccccccctaatacattggtgcccagcagcattttacttctggtcttcggcggcttcagcagcatcttcccctcacgcgcgccgcctctgcacttctgcctacacgcgaccgcacacaggcccttataacgttgcgccctgtgtgtactgacgtcacccgtacacacggggcgcaaccaatgacagggcccggattttttttttaaagtaaaaattgcggccctgcctacggcacaccaggcaacatctcgcggcacactagtgtgccgcggaacagcggttgaaaaacgctgctctaacCACACAATTTTGCCCCACCCCCAATACTGTCGTCTTTTTGTTACCAATTAAAAAAGAGCACTGTTGCAGGGTTGGTAGACTCCATCTTTTATCACTGACCGATCACTGACACTGAGCATGGGTTTCAACTTGGAATGCTACATATCTGGAATCTTTTGTGAAAGTAGGGCAGTCTAAAATGGCACCTTCCAACCCAGCTGCATTGCTCACAACAGGCAACAAAAACAGGACAGCACTGGGAAGGGGGGCACACTGGTGCAATTCAGGAGGAGGGGAGAGCTCTCCAGGGCTGCTACTTTTTAATCTATGTTTTTTGATTCTCTAAACTGCGGTTTCCAGGGGGTTTCAACAGTCTATAGGCCTCTATATTAAGCACTGTATACCCAAGAAGGAAATGAGTGTACTGAGAAATAGCTGACCATTATTTTGTAATCTGTATAAATATTTAGTATTTTGCAATATTTCATTGCACATGTGGGATGTAGAAGCTGTCCCGTGGTAGGAAAATATGAGAAGGAATGAGGTCTAAAAGTTAACTGAGTATGAAGAAAGTTGtcaaatgtaatgaaaaaaaattaactgtTTCTTGTTTTCTTGGGAAATGCTTCACATAGATTATTATATTGACGTTATTCTGCCTTTTCAATCCATTGGCAAAAGCCACTTACTTTGAGATCATACGAATACCATAAAGATAGTTACTTTTGTAACTCTctattgaaataaaatatttgtgtaaaaaaatttaGCTCAGTGCCGGTTATATGAATCACAACAAGCCTTATGCTGCCCCCTTATTTCAAGCAAGAGAATGTGGAACACTAGTGATGTGTGAGTTGGCAAAATTCGACCCTAACCGCCCTCGCCCAACCTGCGCACAACCCAGCCCACTGCTCTACGGCTAAGCATATGCCCACACCTGCCCTACCCATCTCTAACATCACAGAGGGGACAAGGCAGGCGCGCATATATAAATAGCCGCAGAAGCAGGGGCACCATTAGATCAGCCCGAACCTGCCCCTAAACTAAAGGAAATTATGTATCTTCCCAATCCTGCCCGACCCGTGTGTCCCGCATGTGTTGGGCCGAAATTTAAAATGGTAAGATTGGAGTAGAGATTTGTGCAGTATGCATGTATCTCTTACAGTATCTATGTGTATGTTTACTGTTGTATGTATAATAATATTTCATCTAATGAtgacatatataaatattagtccatttatatatttaagtgtTGTAGCATAATATTTAGGGgttaataaagatttttgttcTTCAAATAATACTGTCCTAATGATgcccaaaaataaatacattttattttaatacattacatttacaagAGCACAAATCCTGTGTGCCACAAAACcatattctaaggggcacatttactaatccacgaacgtccgaaaagcgtccgaatgcgtttttttcgtaatgatcggtattttgcgacttttttgcgaattgtcgcgcatttttcgagctcaatacgaaaaagtcgcgacaattcgcgaaagttgtaatggctatgaaaaagtcgcgacaattcatgaaagtcataacggctatgaaaaagtcgcgacaattcacgaaagtcataatggctatgaaaaagtcgcgacaattcacgaaatttgtaatggctatgaaaaagtcgcgacaattcgcgcaagtcgtaatggctacgaaaaagttgtgacggtgacgaaaaaatcgcaaagaatacgaaaaagtcgcaaaatgttcgtttgcAATCTGAAACGAACCcattcccattcgggattcggattcgtggattagtaaatcagcccctaaatgtcaacATCATTCCTACCAAGACAAAGGCTCCTAGTTGTTGCATAATACTATTGCTAATGGAATACTGTTTATGACACTACCATTTTCATAATATATATCTCTTATAATTCCAGATTGCATACACAGGAACCACATTTTTGGGCTATGTTGGACTCTGGACTGGTCAAAGCCCCTACAAATTTACCTTATCTGGTGATGCAAGAGGTAAAATTTGTGCAAGGTCAATAATTGTAAATGCTCAAAATGAAGTACATTGACATGGCAAGCAAGCCTTTATTTTTTGGCTAACGTGTTCTAACACCataattttttctttgtaaaatcatttaaacggaTTCACAGAGGTTGAATATGAGCACCACCATTTTTTCTCTTTGTGTGACAATGTAGCAGTTGGTCATTTGTAATCTACAAAATGATTATTGGTCTCTATCTTTTATAAGCAATGCATTCCAAAACAGAGCCCCTGGTCAGAATCTTTGCCTGCAATACTCTCCTTTTCTTGTTTAAGTTTAATAAGATGAACTTGTGATTTCTGTGATTGGTACATCCACCAAAAGTTACCACCAATTTGTACCTTACCAAGGGTCTTTGGGATGGCCAACCCTGCTAGTATGAAGTGTCAGCTGATTGACAAATCACATGCAGCTTAAGCAGTTATTGCCACCATTTTAAAAGGCAGCAACActgttacaggagaaggaaaggtacaatcactggggggtgccaaaatattaggcaccccccagtggttgtaattgcttaccttatacctcgGTAACAAGAAAACTGCGCTAGCCCGGGTAAGCTGCGAGTGAGCGATCCTCATTGAATGATTCATTGCTATCACTTGTTTACTGGTCTGGGAAGAAAAACTAGCAGGTGGAAAACAGCCCTCCTGTATACATCATGTATATGTTAAAGCTTTTACCTCATTTGTGGGCATTATTAGTTATATCATATTCAATATCatctatattttaaatattttcctaAATCCAAAGAGCGTGGAGGCGGTTGGTGGAAGAATGCAATTTCTGCTTTTTTGAAGAGATATTCAATGGTCAGCTGGCTAATGCGGGATGtaagtatatttgtatattataaagTGCCAATTAAGCTGTATAACATTTTGACTTTCCAGAAAATATATTCAGATTTGTCCTGCTTATCCCAAATAGGAATCATATTAGtataatttttttcctttttgcaaccctacctttcctttacACCTGCAGTGGTGACAGGCCTGGCTTTTCAGTAAGGTTTTGTACTATTTGCTAAATGCACAATAGTTAACTGCCTGGTTCTGCCCTAACAAATCAGACACTTTGCCATATACCAACCACTGTTTCAACTATCTCAGCTTAACTGCTTTATACCAAGCCTTTTAGTGACACTGTACTGGAATGGAACAGTGCAATGTAATTTTCTTTACAGTAGGACCAGGTCAAATGTCTAAATAGGCTAACCTCAGTGGAtcagtaacaaaataaaaatcactgtTTGCAAAAACTCTCTCAATTTTGTTTCTCTTTCCATCAGGTGCTGAGTGATGCCACAGATTTTGAGGCTGCTGCTTTACAGCTGTCCAAGACTCCAATTATTGCAGAAGTTTATTACATTATGGCTGGCACACAGCCAAATGAGGGGGTAGTTATTACCAGAAACAGAGCAGGACCTGCTGATATTTGGCCTCTGGATTCCTTAAGAGGAGAGTAAGCTGACcataatatatatttgtagattATTAGGGAGGATACTGTCAATACATCCTGGAATGTAGTATGGATTCCTTATGGGCAATTAAATTACAACTGTTTCTTGTGTCTTAAAGTAgaaataaagcttaactaaagaagtaggctagaaatgttgcagttatgttttaggcttctgtaccagcccaaggcaaccacagccctttatcaataaagatctgtgccttaaaacaggggtgtcaaactcaatcacacaAGGGGTCTGAAATCTAAAACCCAGGCTTAAGtcacgggccaaattttttattaatatacttagtaagatacttaggggtatatttatcacaatgtgtaaaaagtggagtaagacattaccggtgatgttgctcatagcagccagtagatgctttgctactgttgaacagccaggtgggctggatttggcccccgggccttgtgtttgacatatatgccttAAAAAaaccccagtagctccctatcttcctttctgctggttcactgcacatgctttgtgctgctgtcagttactgagcttagggacgcATTCACTGATTAGTGAATGATACACATAATTACCACATGGCAGCTCCGGAAACAGTGCAACTCgcatcagaatttaaaaatcagccctgtagcatcagcttatatgacagacaaacctcattttcttctttatgtttaTTTGTGACAACccataagcttagcttctcagcagctgcccagacactgagcatgtgagtagTACCCATAAATTCTTGAAGGGTTGCAGTAAAAGATATGAAAGGTTGGGAATGGTAATAGAAGCTTTATTCACCTTCAATTCTGTAAATTCCAGGTCAACTCATTTTTGTGGTACTGGTGGTATTTGCAATATTTTTCTCCCTTGTCTATACTATAAATGTATTTCAGATACTTGCACTAGATGTTTATCAAAAATCACAGCCCTATGACACTTGGTATGTCTCGTACCACATGTATCCAGTCCCCAGAATATCTCCGTTTGTATCCAAGGGATGCCACATGCCCTTGAGCTTTATCCATTGGAGTCTCTACATTCATCTCAGTGGATCTTACACCTGCTCTAACTAGATAGCCTTGCATGTGCTGTCATTCACATGGTCTCTTTCCATTACTTTTATTAAGGTGTTACTAAGCCAACCCTAAAGGCCTACCTGTATAAGACTGTACATCTAATTCTAAAGACATATTGTACTTTATAATGTTTACCTACAGATGGTTCCATGTGGAGACAAATTATGATCACTGGTTAGCTCCTCCTCCTTCAGATGATCGAAGGTGTGTATATGTCTACTGCAAGGGTAAAATTGGCACACAAAATTAGCTGCATATGGTCTTTATGGTTTATTcatgaattcattttcatattagTTCTTAAAAATGACAAAATCACCAATGTAACTACCATAATGTATACCTAGACACTAGTAGATGTTTTTGCCTTTACTACAGTGCCTTCAGTTTCTTGTGAGTGAAGTTACTTTTTCCTATGTCTTATGCTATGTCAGTAATGAGATGTACATTGAACAATGGGTGCTAAATGAAACAAAGATGAAGAAATAACATTACtttactgttttttaaaatgaatgcagtACTTTTATCGTTGAGGTACATACCTTTCTGTTGGAAACTAGACCTCTTTTATTACTCCTTTTGTAAGGAGATTAATATTTGAGAATGGTTCTTTTGCATTACTCCACTAGCTTCAACAATAAACCAAAATGCTTATAGAAAATCAGCTATTATTTAAACAGTTGGGATACCATTTTTGTCAGTTTTGACCAATTTCTGTCATATTTAAACCATGTATACGTATATTTGACACAATTTTAACAGATTATCCTTTTTACTTCACCATAGAACACCTGCAATCAAGGCAATGAATGAAACCGGACAGGCAAACATCAATGCTGACACTTTATACAAGGTTggctttttgttttaatttcattTGAATTCAGGTATAGGGTCTAGATTGTTTGGGACCTGCTTTTtctctgcataagggatctttccataacttggattaatttaagtctgctaaacatcaattaaacccaatagggtggttttgccaataatatggatttatgcagcataGTTACAATAAAGTACATTATTACAtgccaaaattaatttttaaaaattggaatttttgtAATATAattcaatgggagatggccttcctgtaacagatttccaaataagggatcctatacctgcactgtAGCACATGCCCTAATCCTAAAGAACACTGGTATGCTTAAAAGCAAAATAGATATTTGCAACCTCATCAGGGGTCACACACACATAGAGATAGATTTACCAGTCATAGGTATTTTTATCAAATGGTTTGGTGACAGAGCACAATGAAATTAAAATGATCTTTTCTGTATTTGAACAATTTCTTCCAGAATGAACAAGAGCATTTCTGAACCATTTATTTCCCCATTAACTAGCATTGCATTGATTTACATTTTTGGGTATTACCTTTGAGCTGTAACAACCCTTAGCACTGAATTATATGTTCTTACAAATTGACACAGTGATGTTCTTTGATACATGTACCAATGTGTTAAACACTTATCAGACCGTCTGGAAAGCTtttagaattttaataaatttgtttATAAGTGTCAGTGCAGCTGCTAATAATCCTGTCCCAGTGATTGAGCCTGGAGCTTAGGTGCTGCACAGGCTTGATTAAATTCCCTTCATTGTCTGCCCTATTCATTTACTGATGAACAGAGACATGTACACAAACCCATTTTGCTGAGCCTGCGAATAGAGAAAAGGGTGAAGCACAAACAAGGGCAGCATGAGAACATTCTCAAACAGCCAGTGGGCTTGTGCTTGTGCAGTAAAGTACACACCTGCTGGAGTTGTCATTATAACATCAGAGATAATAAGTTGGTGAGAAGATTATGATCTCATTAAAGATTCACATTTTGTCCAATAGCATGttaatataatgtttaatattaatatttttcttaCATTCCCTCCATTACACAGGTATTGTCTGTAAAGCCAGTGTTAAATAGGTAAGAATATTTTTCAATGCGTAGCAGTAAAAAAGACATCTTTAAGAAATACTTTGATTtaccatttagaaataaaatcagatttttaaattagaaataCTAGATTTGCGGTATGGCTATTTTTGCCTTAAAAGGCTTTttgaacacataggggcacatttactaatccacgaacgtttgaaaagcgtccgaatgcgtttttttttgcgaactttttcgtagccgttgcgacttttatgcaaattgtcgcaactttttcgtagcgttacgacttgcgcgaattgtcgcgactttttcatagccatcgcgccgagtacgaaagtttcggattcattcaagcttcagtatcgtgactttccttgggccaggttggagctgcagagtgccattgagtcctatgggaggcttccaaaatcatgctaagtctgaaagttttgcccgccgtttacgagcgctcaatacgaaaaagtcgcgacaatatacgagcaaatcgtaacggctacaaaaaagtcgtgacaattcgcgcaagtcgtaacggctacgaaaaagtcgcgacaaattatgaaaaagtcgtaacgatgacgaaaaaatcgcaaaaaatacgaaaaagtcgcaaaaatttgtagttgaaaaaaaatatgatttgtcGCTAAGTACGATAAAGTCTCGCAAATTAATgtaaaaaacgcagaaaatacgcacagtcgtattttgataaatgtgtccctaaggATTAATTTATGTACAAATCACAGTTTTGGACTGTTCTTATTTAACACAAATTTATTCAgccctgaattttttttataataaaagcaGTGAGTAATGAACCCATAGAACTTACAGTCTGATTTGCCTTATAAAGCATAAGGGTGAGATGTAAAAAAAAGCTATTATAGTTGGGGAAAAAGTTTGCGAAACCAAGatttaattgtttaattaatgAATATTAGAAAATtgtttacaattacattttctttcattatgtaaaattTTGTCTTGCTTTCTCTTTTCAAGCATCACTGTATATACAACAGTAATGAGTGCTGCATTTCCTCAAAATTACACAACTTGGATAAGAGAAGTTTAAACAAGCAAAAGGTATGTTGGGAACATAAAACACAGAACTAACACACatgatatagtgtatatatatatataaattaaatgtttttttatttgtatttgcagGGATAATGAAGCTGGTGAAGATCcacttattaaaggagacatttcatataaccttcatattcagttatatgattcatctttcttcaatctatgtaatcttgcagaaaaaaaacgatttgaatgcattttacctgctaaaatcgtttttatatcagagctgcagagagatcttcactcctctgaagctaaactgaaatgagagatgggagtgtctcttcattctcccacaggaaatggtcacagcactgactgacaggctgaactctgctgtaacagggaaacccctcccacccccctgcctgtgtatctgttaccagtctgcacatagctgtcctgtgctgctgcctgatctttacaagttgcagggagttgttgcaggagaaaatgcaaaaaaaacccagcttaggtatcaaagtacaagttgcagggagttgttgcaggagaaaataccaaaaaacatccagtttaggtatcaaagtacaagttgcagggagttgttgcaggggaaaataccaaaaaacggccagtttaggtgtcaaagtacaagttgcagggagttgttgcaggggaaaataccaaaaaacggccagtttaggtgtcaaagtacaagttgcagggagttgttgcaggggaaaataccaaaaaacggccagtttaggtgtcaaagtacaagttgcagggagttgttgcaggggaaaataccaaaaaacggccagtttaggtatcaaagtacaagttgcagggagttgttgcaggggaaaataccaaaaaacggccagtttaggtgtcaaagtacaagttgcagggagttgttgcaggagaaaataccaaaaaacggccagtttaggtgtcaaagtacaagttgcagggagttgttgcaggggaaaataccaaaaaacggccagtttaggtgtcaaagtacaagttgcagggagttgttgcaggagaaaataccaaaaaacggccagtttaggtgtcaaagtacaagttgcagggagttgttgcaggggaaaataccaaaaaacggccagtttaggtgtcaaagtacaagttgcagggagttgttgcaggggaaaataccaaaaaacggccagtttaggtgtcaaagtacaagttgcagggagttgttgcaggggaaaataccaaaaaacggccagtttaggtgtcaaagtacaagttgcagggagttgttgcaggggaaaataccaaaaaacggccagtttaggtatcaaagtacaagttgcagggagttgttgcaggggaaaataccaaaaaacggccagtttaggtgtcaaagtacaagttgcagggagttgttgcaggggaaaataccaaaaaacggccagtttaggtgtcaaagtacaagttgcagggagttgttgcaggggaaaataccaaaaaacggccagtttaggtgtcaaagtacaagttgcagggagttgttgcaggggaaaataccaaaaaacggccagtttaggtgtcaaagtacaagttgcagggagttgttgcaggagaaaataccaaaaaacggccagtttaggtgtcaaagtacaagttgcagggagttgttgcaggggaaaataccaaaaaacggccagtttaggtgtcaaagtacaagttgcagggagttgttgcaggggaaaataccaaaaaacggccagtttaggtgtcaaagtacaagttgcagggagttgttgcaggagaaaataccaaaaaacggccagtttaggtgtcaaagtacaagttgcagggagttgttgcaggggaaaataccaaaaaacggccagtttaggtgtcaaagtacaagttgcagggagttgttgcaggggaaaataccaaaaaacggccagtttaggtgtcaaagtacaagttgcagggagttgttgcaggggaaaataccaaaaaacggccagtttaggtatcaaagtacaagttgcagggagttgttgcaggggaaaataccaaaaaacggccagtttaggtgtcaaagtacaagttgcagggagttgttgcaggggaaaataccaaaaaacggccagtttaggtgtcaaagtacaagttgcagggagttgttgcaggagaaaataccaaaaaacggccagtttaggtgtcaaagtacaagttgcagggagttgttgcaggggaaaataccaaaaaacggccagtttaggtgtcaaagtacaagttgcagggagttgttgcaggggaaaataccaaaaaacggccagtttaggtgtcaaagtacaagttgcagggagttgttgcaggggaaaataccaaaaaacggccagtttaggtatcaaagtacaagttgcagggagttgttgcaggggaaaataccaaaaaacggccagtttaggtgtcaaagtacaagttgcagggagttgttgcaggggaaaataccaaaaaacggccagtttaggtatcaaagtacaagttgcagggagttgttgcaggagaaaataccaaaaaacggccagtttaggtgt contains these protein-coding regions:
- the naaa gene encoding N-acylethanolamine-hydrolyzing acid amidase precursor (The RefSeq protein has 2 substitutions compared to this genomic sequence), whose amino-acid sequence is MALLCLLLILGSFSLSSSYTQDVPAPRYNVSLDDPPEQRWEPVLKHYNYSLLREILDHFFNSVVPKWVHAIIRPLAEVELELYMNEPYAGEIRGMAKTIGVSVGDVVLLNLCYEATAFCTSIIAEDTNGNIYHGRNLDYFFPDLLRKITMDLNFIRNGQIAYTGTTFLGYVGLWTGQSPYKFTLSGDARERGGGWWKNAISAFLKRYSMVSWLMRDALSDATDFEAAALQLSKTPIIAEVYYIMAGTQPNEGVVITRNRAGPADIWPLDSLRGEWFHVETNYDHWLAPPPSDDRRTPAIKAMNETGQANINADTLYKVLSVKPVLNSITVYTTVMSAAFPQNYTTWIREV